The genomic segment aaaaaaaattctttttaaactACAAATCCAATTATACTTTAAATGTAAgtcaaaagattaaaaataaaataaattcatagtaaaaaatttattgttcaaaagttcaatttttttaaatttatgaacaaaaaaaatgtcaaaagaTAATATTAGTTCAAAGATTAATTGTGTAATTActcattatatataattaaggcTTAATTATCCCTACGAGAGGAAAAGCAACAAAGCAATGTAAAGTCTTTTAATTACCAAAGATTGTAATTACAATTGCCAACCATAATAAGATTTTATTATACAATATTGATCATTAGTTTGTTTGCttcatattgattaaaaatattgaataaaattcAACACCTAGGATCCTATACTTAATTTtaaagtataaataaataaaccatagttGAATCCcaacaaaaacttaaaatactaaaataaaaaaaaattatatatatatatatatatatatatatataaaatcaaatcttAGATAATGTCTTGTGAATGTGTATTGGTGGCAAACATGATGTGGTATGGgatagataaaaattaaattatggttTGGTCAAGATGTGATTGAAGCCATTTTGGTTTGGTTGGTAGGGTGGGGAGGGGGACTCACTAATTTATTGCCACATCTTAACCTCATTCAAAGTATCCAAACTTTCTTGTCTTTTCTTACCAGTTttatctcattattattattattattattattattattattattattatttttttggatctATGACAGTTgatagaaaacaaaatttatgcatatatatatatatatatatacacttataAGTGACTTTCTCTTAATCAATTagatctttaattattttataaaaacacaaCTTTTTAAGTAACAAGAAATGCTTATATAGTTAATATGTTTAATCCACTCCTAATAATTATCACGAGGATGATATTAgtcatttttttagtaaatcatcaatgttttctttcactacattttattttattactgaTGATTATGTAGCATATTTCTGTATTGTTagtgttttatgtttttgttttgtttataattattatataattatctaataaaattgttgtttgtttatttttttaaaaaacatatgttctcatttaattattatttttaaatatttttaaaaaatcaacaatgtaTTTATGTCTGATTTTTATATACGATGATGTTTTGCACTCAAACCATCAATTATGTGGCACATAATATTAAGATGATATTTCAGTGGTGCAGATCCATTTGTATTACTATGTCATATATTTACCTATTAATTCGGTGCAATAGCACATGCAAACCTTTGTATTTAAacatacacataaaaaaaaactgatatatatatatatatataattgaaccaaatttaatttaaactgttaatatataaaacaaaaatatgtggCTCAAGTGAGTTGGTGGCCCAACCCAACCacctcaaaacaaaaaaagtgagAAACATTTCACCGAAAAAGCACATGCAATTGTGTTTCAACGGTTGTTGGACTCATGGACCATTCCAATGGACCGACTTCAATTGGGTTCAGCTAATCAAATCTTTTCCAAATagtaaaagcaaaaaaacaaaaatagaaaaaaataaattttattggcAAGGGAAATAaacattttgtattttgtattgattACTATATTTTCTCTAGTTaacaaagttaattaaaattaattttaaaaaaccatttcctttttctatttttttactcTAATTTAACttacaatagaaaaaaaaaaactataaattttttataaatataaatttgtaaatataaatatatatatatatattttgtaaatataaattttaatgggtgtatatatgcaaatttcCCTCGCAATCAGCGGATTCAGAGGTTCCCTTGGAGTGAATCAATGGCGACGGCGACGGCGACGGCGACGGCGAATGGTCAGAGCTCACGCGCTCTGCTTCCATGGCTGAACCTAATGGCGACGGAGCCCTTTTACATTCTCCACATCGCGGCCTTCTCGTCCTACTTCGCCGCTCGCGCCTCCGCTTCGCCTGATGTCTCCCACCGTCTCCTCCAAAGGGTATTAGTGATTCTTCgtggtttaatttttttttctattgattgaGATTTCTGATTGATTGTTGTTTGATCTCTTGATGTGCAGGAGATTCAAGCGATCCTTGCCTTCTCAGTGCTGGCTGTGGTGAAGGTATGGTGATTTATAAGGTTTAATCCTGTTTATTATGTGAAGaatattgatatattttgtgattttagcTAGGATTTGGATTTCCTTTATGATGATTCTCaattggtggatctcttgttgcGAGTATATTTTGGAATCTTGTTTGATGAATGTTTGGGTGGTTGGGCAATGAGCATTGATTGGTATTGATTGTGTCTTATATAATTGTATCCAATCTAAGATGAGTAGTTGTTTCTCCTTGTTCTCCTTAAGATTTTGGGCATTGTTtaccatttttgttttttttttttctttttctttttgtctcaTCTCTTAGGATAGCATTTTATCAAGTATTGGGATGATAGGGCTTgcgttttttatttgatatatggGTCTGCATATGCAATGAGCATTCTTTCACTATGTCAACATAGTTGAATCATATTATGAACTCTCATTTATAATGCTAAGTTCTATAAAAATTGTCTTTGTTAGGGTTGCAAGGAGAAAGTCCACATTGATACCTAGAACAGTCATacttctctattatttttttaaagaaaggtTCTTGGTTTCAGACTTGCAAATAGTTACATGAACAATAATCCAGGGTAGGACTAAGTCGATAGCATTTTAAAAAACCAGCCAAGAGAGCACTAGGCTTCTGCAATTGGAGGCTGGAGTCTATATATTAATGTTTCATCAAGCTTGTAATTTTTATGAAGACTAGATATAAAACTATTTCATCAGGCTAAAAGAGCGTAGgtttaaaaaagataatttaaagCTAACAACAATGGCATCTAGctattttattggttttttgaTTGGAAGACCTAGAGCTAACTATTAAGACTTTGGACCATCCGGACACTTTATTCATGAAATGGTTTATGCATCCTTGTAACTCAGCGCAGTAAGATCAAGTTAGTTAGTGTTTCATATTTGTATTGGTCTGCATGATTTATGATCATAGAGGGCCCTCTTTACCATTTTTACAAATAGACTATTCTATTTGTATAGATATGTTAGAGAGGCATCTTTCAATTTTGTGTTAACCAACAATCTGACAATCTTCTGCATGTTGATTTACAGAAAATCCATGTGGAAATCAAATTATTGCACAATTCTCCATCGTCATAAGTGAGAGatagttttaatttataatatcttATTGCTAATGTTGCACAGATGGTCAAAGAGGAGACATGGGAAGCTTTCATTGCTGATACATTTTTATATGCCAAGGTGTGTACTTTCAATCTCTTCTTTTAAGATGAGATGATGACACGTGATGTATGTATTCTCATTTTGCTTCCCTTATTTGTTGATTCCTGCAACTAAAAATAGTTGCGATCTAAATCATTATAACGGAACATTCAACAACACTTGTATGGAGATTTgcttttaatagtttttttcatGCTTAATAGTAGTATTTCCTTTCTAATGTTtccattatttttcttcttttgctttgcTTTTTCCAGGGCTTTCTTTTCGCTCTTGCTATGGTGATCAACCATAATGTGGCAATTTGTTACCTAGTGAGTTTTCTAGGTATCCAATTATACTAtcctttttcataaaaattaagttGGTGACATCAAATGTTTTATAGATAAACCAAGAAATAAGTACATGGATTGAACAAAACATCAAAGGAGTGACAGGATAAATAGTGACTGACAATTTGGTCATGCTTCCtctgactttttttatttaattgactTTCATTTTTAGTTAGTTTATGAAACTTTATATGACTAAAATGTAGTTTAATCATTTTTCTCGGTATATATCTTGATATGCTTAACAATTTGCAAATGTTAACATGCCTGCATTTCTATATCAGAGTCCCTCATAATTAACCAATACTACCTTGTTATTGTTACATAGAATCAAGAGACATTAGAGTGTTGTTATGCTTAGATCAAAAACTGACTATGCAACCCACCATAAAAATGGAGTTACATATGACATTAAGTGATCTGTCTTTCCAATATTACACATAAACCATCAGATTTCAAGCCCCACAAATGTGAGATATGTAATTTCTAGCAAtggcttttttcctttttctgttTCGTTGGAGCTCCCTTGGCAAATTAAATTTgtcttttgaaaatttaatgtaattttttcctGATTAATTGGCCAAACTTTAACTGTCCTCTTGAGTTTCTGAATGAAAGAGTATGGTTTTTGTTTCGGTTTACTTGGTTTCAACCTCCTCTCTCtccccttcttcttcccttttttttttgtgagtttCTGAacagtttttatttaatttttagtcaATCTTTCTGAGACTCTGTTATCATTCTCTATTAGTAATCCAAATCTAGAAAACATTGATAAACCTTGTCATCTGGATATCTTTAAGGGTTGTTTAGATGCCCTAATGCTCTATTAATCTATTATTATAATGGCTTCATAGGGTAATGAGGGATTGACTTTACTATGAAGAGGCATACACAGACGTAACATAACATAAGGAAACTAACTGTGATGTTCAATTGTGTTACCCAAGTCTATTATTGCTTGCCTTTATCATCCTTATGCAGCATGTGAGTAATAGTCCAACCACTTTGCCACTGTGTTAGAATGAGGGATGCTTATTTTTTAGGTCAATTGAAAGTCTTGTATGTTGCACATGAAGATCCCAATTGCTATGATACATTTAAACGTGTTTGTCAGTAAAATTTGACTGACAATATCTAGCTGTTGTGGTGCTTAAATTTATATAACTTTGCCTTTCATTCTGTTGAGTTCTATGTTTGTTTTTGAGCCACCAATATGAATTTCTTCTATATCTTCCATGTATGCCTCAATTTGATATTCGCTTGCCCTTTCTTTTGGATATTGCTAGTATGATTAAGATGGAAGTGGAATGCGCTTGCTTTggattgataatttttatattccTGTACACTATTGAATGCTTTTACTAAACTATGGAAATAATCTAACCGGTTTGCTTGTTCTCGATTTgcagttatttttgttttaactcAACAACCACCATATGATGGTGCAGGTATGGCTGAACCTTATGTTGTTTCCctacctttcttttttcattaa from the Dioscorea cayenensis subsp. rotundata cultivar TDr96_F1 unplaced genomic scaffold, TDr96_F1_v2_PseudoChromosome.rev07_lg8_w22 25.fasta BLBR01000641.1, whole genome shotgun sequence genome contains:
- the LOC120254798 gene encoding thioredoxin-related transmembrane protein 2 homolog encodes the protein MATATATATANGQSSRALLPWLNLMATEPFYILHIAAFSSYFAARASASPDVSHRLLQREIQAILAFSVLAVVKMVKEETWEAFIADTFLYAKGFLFALAMVINHNVAICYLVSFLVIFVLTQQPPYDGAGDASQMTPLQLETVLTEGTISRFWLIEFRSACSPSCIRTSRVFHDLSTIYSNKSISFGIVDLGHFPGVAEKIGIQLGQLPTYILFDNAVEVARFPFLYSEGKGSTPTISKSTLCRHFDLDRRLIEYISGK